The sequence GAATGGCTGGTACGCATCGTTCCAGTTTCAACGAGGTAGCCAAGCGGTCGAAGGCGCCGGTTTGCAAGTCCGGTGAGCATTGCTCCACATGGGTCCGAATCCCATCCTCGTTTCCATCACGCAACCTGCCCTGCTAGCTCAAATGGACAGAGCCGCCGCCTTCTAAGCGGCAGGTGGGCCTTCGACTGGTCCGCGGGGCGCCATCCTTGTGCCGGCGGCGCGGCGTGCGTCACTGAAACATTTCGCCGGGATCCAGAGATCACCTGGCATCGCCCTGCTCGTTCGATTGGAGGACACCCATGCGACTCACCACCAGCCACCGCCGGCCGGCGAACCGCAATGCGGTGCCTGCCTCCAAGCCCCGCAACCCTGTTGTGCAGGCTGTCATGCATGGCCTCGGCACGATGACCGGGCAGCGCTACCGAGACGCCGAGCGCGCACGTGAACGCTTCGAGCAGCTCGACTTCGATCAGCGCGTGCGCGAGATCGGCGAGTGGTAGGCGGCGGCAGCGCGCCGTCTCCAACATCGACTTTTTTCCTCGATAGCTCAGATGGTAGAAGCGCCGCACTGTTAATGCGGATGTCCCTGGTTCGAGCCCAGGTCGAGGAGCCACACACCCTTTCAGCCGCATAGCTCAGTGGTAGAGCACCGTCTTGATAAGGCGGGGGCCGATGGATCGTTCCCATCTGTGGCTACCAGTTTCATGGCGGCCGTAGTTCAAGGATAGAACCGTGGGTTGTGATCCCGCTGATTCGGGTTTGAGTCCCGGCAGTCGCCCCATTCTTCTCATCCTGTCGCCGCGTGGCGGAATCGGCAGACGCGGTTGCTTCAAAAGCATCTGCCCGAAAGGGCGTGTCCGTTCGAGCCGGACCGCGGCGACCATCAGGTTCATTCGGTGCAGTAGCCAAGACACAGGAAATCCCGAAACGCTCGGCCATGAAAGGAGGCCGTCCATCATGAAACCCCAAGTTCTTCAGCTCGACATCCAGGGAACGCCGCAGGCCTGGATCTCGCTCGAGCAGGCTGCATCGCACTACGCCACAGGCGCCGTCGTCTGGGAAGACGGCTCAGGTCCGCTGGCGACGATGCGCGGGGGATTCAATGTGGCGCGAGGCGTGGCGTCGCGACTGGAGATTTCGCCGATCATCGCCCTCAAGGGCTGTGCGAAGGTGAACCTGTTCGATCACACGCCAGCCTTCAACCGCCGCAAGCTCTTCGTGCGCGATCGCTTCACCTGCGCCTACTGCGCGCAGCATTTCCGAGAGCAGGACCTTACGTGCGAGCACATCCTGCCCGAGAGCAGAGGTGGAGGCTGGGACTGGATGAACCTGGTGTCGGCTTGCCGCGCGTGCAACTCGGAGAAGGCAGACCGCCTGCCCGAGGAAGCCGGCATGAAGCTGATCTACCTGCCGTATGTGCCGAGCCGCTGGGAAGACTTCTTGCTGGAAGGCCGGAACGTGCGTGCCGACGTGCACGAGTGGCTCGCCAGCCGGCTGCCGAAGGGCTCGAGGCTCAACTGAAAAGGGCGCTCCGTGAGGGGCGCCCTTTTTTGCGTCGGTGCTGTGCGGAACAGGGGCGGGCGTGCTTGCGGAGTTTCTTCGCCACGGCGTTCCGCGAAGCGCGAACACGCCGCCTACGGCGGCCCGATCTGGACGAAGTCGCTGACCGACTCGAAGTTGTCGGCGGCCCATGCGCGCAGCGATTCAAGCGCCTCGGCTTCCGATGGCCCGAACGTCTGGTGGTGCTCCAGCGGCGTGGAATTGACCTCGTCCGGCGCGCGCGGCGCTCGGCGGTGGGGCATCCAGTACAAGGTCGCGGTGTAGCAGACGAGGTCCTCGGCGACTTGGACCAGGCCTGTTTGGTGGCCAATCTTCAGTTCATAGTAGGGCACGATGGACCTGCGTCGGTGGTTGAAATGTTAACTTTCGACTGTACGCGAGTAACCCCGTCAGAGGTCGGCCAGTGGCGGAAATGAGGCATTCGGGACTTCCCCAACCGGGTGAATGTGAGCAGGGTTGCAGAATGCCTCTGGTGGTTGCAAAATGGAACCTCTAAGGATTCTCGTATGAGCCAGGCCGTCAAGATTTCGGATATTGAAATGAAGGCGCTGCGAGACGCAGCGCGATTGAACAGCCGGTCGATCTCCGGCCAAGCCGAGCATTGGCTTCGCATCGGGCGGGCCATGGAACGCGATCCGGAGGTCGGTTATTCCCGGGTCGAGCTGGCCCTGCGCGGCCTCGAGCCGCTGTCGCTCGATGCGCTCGCCGAAGCCGAACAGGACGACTTCATCCAGGCCCTGGCCGACGCACCCGCTACTGCCGCTGAAGAAGACTTCTGGCGGGACCGCCGGCGCCGCGGCGTGGGTGTCGGGCTCGATGAGAAGGATCGATTGGTGTACGGCACACCCGCGGTGAAGCGTTGAGCGCCGCGTGAGCCGCCCGACGATGATCATGCTTGCCGGGCCGAATGGCGCCGGCAAGTCGACCTTCTATGAAATCGTCATACGTCCGCGAATCAAGGCGCTGTTCATCAATGCCGATCTGATCCAGCGCGAGGAACTCGGCGATCCGTCGATGGCCGCGGCCTACCGGGCGGCCGCCATCGCGGAGAGCCGCCGCAGGCAGGCGCTGGAGAAGGGCATCAGCTTCGTCTCCGAATCCACGTTCTCTCACGAGTCGAAGCTGGCGCTGATCCGCGATGCCCAGGCCGCGGGGTTTCGGGTCGTGGTCTATCACATCAACGTGCGCCGCGTGGAGCTTTCGGTCAGCCGGGTTGGGCAACGGGTGGAAGAGGGCGGACACGACGTGCCCGAAGACAAGATCAGGGAGCGGTTCGAGCGCAACCAGCCGCTGATCCGCGAAGCCGTGCTGCTGGCCGACCATGCTTTCGTGTACGACAACTCCGGGCTCAACATGCCGGCGCGGCGCCTCATCGCCTTCACCAAGGGCCAGCTGATCGCCGCCTCTGAAGACCTGCCGGATTGGGCCAGGGCGCTCTATGGCCCGGAGCTCCGGCTGGCTTGAGGCGACCTTCGCGTGCGCCCTCGGCCTACGCGGATCTTCGTTGCCGGCTGCGCAGGTTTGGCAAGAAGGTAGCCGAAGCTCGCAACACTCCAACCGCCCGACGAAAGGTCTTCCCATGAGCGCCAACGAGCCATCTCTCTCCGGACCCATTGCCGATGAACTGACGCCGCTGGAAATTTCCAAGGCGATGCTCGAGAGCGAAGAAGATCCGAACACCGCGCGGCCGCTCACGCCGCTGGGGCAGGCCGCTTCGGGCCTGGCGCCAAGACGCGCCCGCTCGTCATGGGCGCTTGCCCTGCGCAGCCCTGCGACCGCGTGGTGCGCCATCGCGGGGGTCGGCCTGATCGCGGCGTTGGTCTATGTGGCGCGAGAGCCTCGCCGGTCCCGGCGGGCGGGTTGACCGGCCTGGGGTAGCTCTCATTCTTGCTCGCTGGTCTCTTCAGGTGCATATTCCCCGATTCGGTTGCGGGGCCGGCGGCCGAAAGTCTCCCCATGCATCGGCCGCGCGGGAGAAAGCCATGCGCAAGACCATCGTCCAAACCGCGGAGGCCCCTTCCGCCGTCGGTCCGTACTCGCAGGGTGTGCTTCTCGACGGGTGGCTCTGGACGTCGGGCCAGGTGGCGCTCGATCCGGCGACCGGCGGGCTCGCGGGTGCGGATGCGGCCGCACAGGCCGACCGCGCGCTCAAGAACATCGAAGCGATTCTGCGGGCGGGAGGCTCGGGCCTCGACCGGGTGGTTCGCGCGACGGTCTACCTGACGAACATGGACGATTTCGCGTCCGTGAACTCGGTCTATGCGCGCTACTTTCCCAGCGCATTTCCCGCGCGGGCGTGCGTCGAGGTGTCACGCCTGCCCCTGGGGGCATTGGTGGAGATCGACGTGATTGCCAGGGCGACCGGTTCGCCTGAATGAAAAGCCGCAACAGGCCCCTTTTCCTCCTTGGCGGGCGGTCGAGGGGCTGGGGCGATCAGTCCCTGTCTTCGCGATAGTGGCGATAGTGCTCGCGGCGTTCCCACTCGCGGCGGCGCCATTCGCGGCGCTCCGCGCGACGTTCTTCCCAGCTCGGCCCCGGCTCGTAATAGACCGGTGCCGGTGCAACGTATGCAGGCGGCTGGTAGCGCACTGGCGGGGCTGGCTGGTAGTAGACGGGGGCCGGCGGCGAATACACGGGCGCGGGTTCATAGTAGACCGGCGCCGGCTCGCTGCTCACCACCACGCCCGGCACGGATACGCCAACCGACCAGCTCGTGCCGGCGCTGGCCGAGGCCACCGCGAAAAGAGCGCCGGCGGCCAACGCGCCAGAGAGGGCCAGCTTGAGGCCAGTTCGAGTCAAAATCATCGCATCTCCTGAAGATCTGGGAACAGTCCCGATGTACTTCCAACGCCTGGCCTCGCCGGGTCGCGCACATCGCAACGGTGAAGAAGGTTCCAAGATGTCACGAGAAACAGGGCATCCGGGCTGCGGATGACCGATCATGCGTCCAGCAGGGAAGCAAAAGAAATGGCAGCCCAACGTCCGGCGACCATCGACGAATACATCCGCGCGGCGCCGCGCGAGGGCCAGCCGCACCTGCGCCGGCTGTACGCGCTGCTCAAGGGCATTGCGCCCGAAGCCCAGGAGGCGATCAAGTGGGGCACCCCGTTCTTCGTGGAGCCGCGCTTCCTGTTCGCTTTTTCCGCGCACAAGGCACACCTCAACTTCACGCCCACAGCGGCGGGGCTGGAGCCTTTCGGCAAGGAACTGGAAGCGCACAAGACCACGAAGGGCATGCTTCAGGTTCCCTATGACCAGCCGCTGCCCGAAGATCTCATTCGCAAGATTGCCGAGCACCGGGTGCGGGCGCTGCGTGCGCGCGAAGACGACGCCTTCTGGTGACGCCACTGCGGCGGCAGCGCCTCCTCAGGACCTCGACTTCTTCGCAGATTTGGTGGACTTGGCCGCACTGTTGAGCGCGATCGCCTCGCGCACGAGCGCCTTGAAGGCGGACTCGTCGATTTTTTCGCCTTCATGGATGTCGATGGCGCGGCGCATGTTTCCGTCGAGGCTCGAATTGAAGAGACGGGCGGGGTCTTCCAGGGACGCGCCCTTGGCGAAGGTCAGCTTCACCTTGTCCTTGTAGGATTCGCCGGTACAGATGATGCCGTCGTGCGACCAGACCGGCGTGCCCATCCACTTCCATTCCTCGACGACTTCAGGGTCTGCGTCCTTGATGAGCTTGCGCATCCTGCCGAGGGTTTCGCCGCGCCAGCCGCCAAGATCGGCAATTCTTTGAGAGATGAGCTCCGATGCCGGCTGGCTTGGGCTCGCATCCGTTTTTTTCATGTTCTGATCCTGGAAGTTCTGCGGCCCAATTTCGACGTTGAAGATCCGCTGGCCGTCCGAATCTGCGGAATTTAACCGACCCCACATGACACGCTTTCTTCATTCCGCCGACTGGCAGATCGGCCGCCAGTTCGCAAGCTTCGATCCCGAGCATGCGCCGATCCTGGCCGAGGCGCGCATCACGGTGGTCGAGCGCCTCGCCGCGCTGGCCACCGAGCACCGGGTGGACGCCGTACTCGTCGCTGGCGACGTCTTCGACGTGCAGACCGTTTCGGAGCGCACGCTGCGGAGGCTCTTCAATGCGCTGTCGGGCTACGCGGGGCCCTGGCTCATGATTCCCGGCAACCACGACGCCGCCCTTGCCGAAAGCGTGTGGACGCGCGCGCAGCGGCTGGGCCTGGTGCCGCCGAACGTCCATGCGCTGCTGGTGCCCGAAGTACGCATGTTCCAGGCGCAGGGCTTTGCCGTGCTGCCCGCGCCGCTCGCGCAGCGCCACACCTACAACGACCTCACGGCGTGGTTCGACGCGGCCGAAACGCCCGCGGGCATGCTGCGCATCGGCCTGGCGCACGGCAGCGTGCAGGGCCTGCTCGCGGAGGACATCGACTCGGCGAACCCTATCGCGCCCGACCGTGCATCGACCGCGCGGCTCGACTACCTTGCGCTCGGCGACTGGCACGGCTGCAAACGCATCGATGCGCGCACCTGGTACGCCGGCACGCCGGAGCCGGACCGCTTCAAGGACAACGGATCGGGCCAGGCGCTGCTGGTGGACATCGCCGCACCGGGCGCCGAGCCGCAGGTGACCCCCCTTGCAGTCGCCCGCTTCCGATGGCGATCGATCGACGCGGCGCTGCAGGTTGCCAGCGATGGCTACGCGTTGATCGCCCGGCTGGACCCACTGGATTCGCACGACGTGGCCGCCCTGCGCGTGCAGGGCCAGGTCGACGTCGCAGGACTGCAGTGCCTGCAGGCGGCCATCGGGCGTGCGGAGGCGCGGGCCCGCCATCTGCAAGTCGATCTGTCGGCGCTGCGGCTCGTGCCCACCGACGAAGACATTGCCGGCCTGCAGGCCGATGGCTACCTGGGCGAGGTGGTGCAGGAACTGCGCGACGCGCAGGCCGGCCCCGATTCGCCCGAGGCGCGGATGGCCCAGGACGCACTGGCGCTGCTGGCGGCCGAATTGGCGCAGCGCTCACCGGCCGCATCCGCCGTGGCCTCCAAGGAGGGCGCCTAAGCCATGAAGCTGCAGATCACCCGCCTGCGCGTCGAGCAGCTGCGGCGCTTTCGCGCACCGCTCGAACTGGGTGGCTTCGAGCCCGGGCTCAACATCCTGGCCGCGGCCAACGAGGCCGGCAAGAGCACGCTGGTGCGCGCCATCCGCGCGGCCTTCTTCGAACGCCACCGCTCCACGGCCGTGGAAGACCTGCGGCCCTGGGGCGAGGGCAGCGGCGCGGCACCGCTGGTCGAACTCGATTTTCTGATCGACGGGCAGGGCCACCGGCTCGTCAAGAGCTTTCTCGGCAAGAAGCGCTGCACCCTTGCGGCCGGTGCGCGCTCCTTCGACGGCACCGACGCCGAGGACCACCTGGCCCAGCTGTTCGGCTTCTCGTTCGCCGGCAAGGGCGCGAGCAAGCCGGAGAACTGGGGCATCCCGGGCTTGCTGTGGGTGGAGCAGGGGCGCGGCCACGAGCTGGACGTCAGCCATGCGCGCGATCATCTGCATGACGCCCTTCGCGACCCGGGCGGCGATTCGGCCGCGGCACTGGCGGCGAGCGGCGGCGACGCGATTCTCGACAGCCTGCGCGCGCAGCGCGACGAACTCCTGACCTCGACCGGTAAGCCACGCGCCGCCTATGCCGAGGCCATAGCGCACATGGCCGCGCTGGAGGCGGAGCTCGGCGCCATCGATGCGCAAGTCGCCGCCTACCGCCAGCAGGTGGACCAGCTCGCGCAGATGCGCCAGCAGCACCAGGCCGACGAGATGGCCAGGCCCTGGGAAGCACTGCGCGAGCAGTTGTTGGCGGCCCAGCACCGCAACGATGCGCTGCAGGCGGGCCAGGAGCAGCTGCGCAACGACCGCGCGCGCCTGCGCCAGCTGCAGGAAACCCGGGAGCTGCTCGCGAAGGAACTGGCCGGCCTCGCGCAGCAGCAGACCGAAGCGCAAACGCGCGAGCGTGCCTGCGAAGAGACGGCGAAGCAGCTGCAGGACGGCGACGCCGCCGTGGCCCACGCGCGCCAGTACGCGGTTGAAGCCCAGCGCCGGGTCGACAGCGCCCGCGACGGCTGGCGCGCGGCGAGCCAGGAGGCCCAGCGCCGCCATCTGCAGCTGCTGCTGCAGCAGGCGCAGGCCGATGCAGCACGCAGTGCCGAAAGCCTGGCGCGCGCGGAGGAAGCCCATGCGCGACTGGCGGGCCTGCAAGCAACCGCTGCGGCGGCGCCGAAGATCCGCTTTGCCGACGTCGAGCAGTTGCAAAAGCTCGAGCGTGCAGAGCACGATGCCGATCTGCGCCGGCAGGCCGTGGCCACGCGGCTGCAGTTCGTGCTGCCGGAAGGCCAGGCCCTGGAACTGCAAGCGCGCAACGAGATGCACGACCTGCGCGGGCAGGGCGAACGGCTCATCGATGCGCCCGCCACGCTGCACCTGCCGGGCGGCGGCCGGCTGGTCATCACGCCGGGCGGCGACGACCTCGTGGCGCTCGCGCGTGCGCACGCCGATGCGCGCGACGCCATGCGCGCGGCGCTGCAGGCCGCTGGCGTGGACGACATCGCGCAGGCCCGATCGCGCCTCGGCGCCTCGGCCGATCTCGATGCGCAGATCAAGCTCGCGCAGCAGGCCCTGGGCATCGTCGCACCACGCGGATTGGAAGCGCTGCGCGGCGAGCTTGCGCAAGCCCAATCGCGCATCGCCACCGCGCGGGCGGCTTTCGAACGCCTGCCCGCGGCAACGGCCGGACTCGCCCTGTCGATCGAGGAAGCCGAGGCCGCACAGCAAGCCGCCGTGGCGGCCGAGCAGGCGGCCCAGAAGACGCTCGCTGAAGCGCAGCGTCGGCAATCCGCGGCGCAAGAGGCTAGCGCATCGGCCCGGCGCGAACTCGCGGCAGCGCAGGCGGCGCTCGCGGACCCGGGCCGGCAGCAGCGCCATGCCCAGGCCAGCCAGCAATGGCTGGCCGCGGGCGCCGAGGCCGAGGCGCTGAACGATCGCATCGACCAGACGAACGCCGACGTACAGGCCGCGCGGCCCGACATCGTGCTGCAGGACATCGACCGGCTGCAGCGCAGCATCGAGCAGGTCACGCGCGGCCATCAGCAGCGCCGCGACCAGTTGCTGCTGCTCGAAAACACGCTGCAGCTGTCCGGCGCGCAGGGCCTGGAGGAGCAGCGGGAGGCCGTGGCCGGACAGCTCGTGCAGGCACGGCGCCGGCACGCCGAGTTGCAGCGCCGCGCCGATGCGCTCGCGCTGCTGTGCCACAAGCTCGAGCAAAAGCGCCAGGCCACGCTGACCCGGCTGCAGGCGCCCCTGCAAACGCGCATGCAGCACTACCTGCCTCTGCTGATGCCCGGCGCGACCGTGCAGATGGACGCGGGGCTCGCGCCCGCCATGCTGACGCGCCTCGGCGCCGGTGGCGCTGCGGAAAGCGGCCAGTTGCACGAGTTAAGCTTCGGCGCGCGCGAGCAACTGCGGCTCATCAGCCGCTTCGCCTATGCCGACCTGCTGCAGGAGGCGGGCCGTCCGACGCTGCTGATCCTCGACGACGCGCTGGTCCACAGCGACGCTCCCCGGCTGGCGCAGATGAAGCGCGCGCTGTTCGATGCCGCGCAGCGGCACCAGGTGCTCCTGTTCACCTGCCATCCGGAGCACTGGCGCGACATGGGGGTCGCACTGCGGCCGCTGGCCTGACGGGGCTTGACAGGCGCTGCCAGTGCGGCGCCCGGCGCGTTTCACGCGCGGCCGACACATAACCGGCGAAGCGCGCCTCTTTTCGCGAGCGCCAAAAAGTGGCATGTTGTTCCCTCGTTCCGAGGAGCTCCAGATGGCCACTGCACGTTCTATCGCTTCGCTGTCGCTCGGCTTCGGCCTGGTTTCGATCCCGGTTCGCCTCTACTCGGCCACCGAGGGTTCGGCGACGGTGCATTTCAACCTGCTGTCCAAGGAGGGCGAGCGGGTCAAGCAGCAGTACGTTTCCGCCAGCGACCCCCAGAAGGTGGTTCCGCGCGCCGAGATGGTGAAGGGCTACGAATTCGAAAAAGACAAGTTCGTGATCTTCAAGCCCGAAGAGCTCAAGGCCCTGGAGGAAGGCGCGAGCCACCTCATCGACATCGTCGCCTTCATTCCGGCCGATGCGGTCGATCCGATCTACTACGACAAGCCGTACTTCCTCGCGCCCGACAAGCGCGGCGGCAAACCGTACAACCTGCTCAAGAAGGCCATGCTCGAAAGCGGCCGCTGCGCGCTCGCCAAATGGGCCTGGAAGGCGAAGCAGTACGTGGTCCAGGTGCGCGCCCAGGAGGAGGGATTGATTCTTCAGCAGCTGCTGTATGCGGACGAGGTGCGTTCGCTGCAGGACCTGGAGATCGAGCAGCTGGAGCCGAGCGCGTCGGAACTCAAGCTCGCGCTGCAGCTGATCGACCAGATCTCCGAGGAAAGCTACGACCCGACGATGTTCGAGGACGAGGAGAAGAAGCGCATCCTCGCCGCCATCGACGCGAAGATCGCGGGCGAGGAAATCGTGGCGACGGAGCATCCGGAGGATGCGGCCAGCGGGCAGGTGATCGATCTGGCCGAAATGCTCAAGGCCAGCCTTGCGCGCCATTCGACCTCGGGCCCGAAGGCGCGCCCGGCGGCGGCGAAAAGCAGCGCCAGCCCGCCGGCGGTCACGCCCTTGCGCAGTGTCTCGAGCAAGGCCAAGCGCGCGCCCAAGGCGCCCGAAAAGGCGGCTCCTGCCCCTTCACGCGCGCGCATGAAGAAGTGAAAGCCTCGACCGAATTCTCGTCGCCCTACACCCTGCGCGGCGTGGTCCAGCTGCTGGGCCTCACGCGGCATGCCGTGAGCAAGCTCATCGAGCTTGGCTTCGTCGCGCCGGTCAAGACGCCGGCGGGAACCTGGCGGTTCTCGTTCCAGGACGTGGTTCTTCTGCGTTCCGCCCATGAGCTGCGCGCCGCGCGCATCCCGACGCGGCAGATTCTGCGGTCCCTGCGGCAGCTGAAGGCCACGCTGCCCGCACAGATGCCGCTGGCCGGCATCCGCATCAAGGCCGAGGGCGACCGGGTGACCGTGCGCTCGGCCCATGCCCACTGGGAGCCGGACACCGGCCAGCTGCTGCTGGACCTGAGCGTCGAGCCCGGCACGGGCTCGGTGAGTTTCCTGTTCTCCCAACAGGGCCGGGCCCCCGACACCGCCGACCTCGACGCGCTCTTTGCACAGGCCGAGGCGCTGGAGTCCGCGGCGCCCCAGGCGGCCGAAGCCACCTACCGGCAGATCCTGAAGGAGGAGCCCGGCTACGCCCATGCCTACCTCAACCTGGGCTTCATGCTCTGCGAAGCCGGCCGGTGCGACGAAGCCGCGGACCTGTACGACGTGGGCGTCCGGCACTGCGGCGACGACCCTCTGATGCACTACAACCACGCGGTGGCGTTGGAGGGGGCCGGCCGCATCCAGGACGCGCTGGCCAGCTACGAGAAGGCCTTGCAGCTGCAGCCCGACCTGGCCGATGCCCACCAGAACGCCGCGCTGCTGTACGCCGAGCTGGGGCACAAGCAGCTCGCGATCCGGCATTTCAGCGCGTTCCGGCGTCTTCAGAGCAGGACGTAGTCGCCAGGTGGCTTCTTCCTACGAGCGATGCCGCTGCTTCGCGCTAGGGTCGCCCATCCGACTCACCGCAAGGAGCTGAATCTTGGCCACCGCCAGCAGAACCCTCTGGAAAGGCGCGATCACTTTCGGGCTGGTGCACATTCCGGTGGGCCTGCACACCGCGAGCACCGAGCAGGGCGTCGATTTCGACTGGCTCGACAAGCGCAGCATGGACCCCGTGGGCTATAAGCGCATCAACAAGAGGACCGGCAAGGAGATCGATAAGGACGACATCGTGAAGGGGTTCGAGTACGAAGACGGCAAGTACGTCGTCATCTCGCCCGACGAGATCGAGGCCATCTACCCGCGCACGACGCAGACCATCGAGATCCAGCGCTTCATCGACGCCCACGAGATTCCGTTCGTCTATCTCGAGCGGCCGTATTACGTCGCGCCGATCAACAAGGGGCAGAAGGTCTATGCGCTGCTGCGCGAGGTCCTGGCCAAGACCGGCAAGGTGGGCCTGGCCAAGGTCGTGGTTTCCACCAAGCAGCACCTGGCCGTCCTGGTGCCGGCCGGCGAGGTGCTCGTGCTCAACCTGCTTCGCTGGGGCGACGAGGTGAAATCGCTCGCGGGGCTGGACCTGCCCGCGGCCGGGGTCAAGGGAGCCAAGGTGACGGCCTCGGAGATGAAGATGGCCG is a genomic window of Variovorax sp. V213 containing:
- a CDS encoding iron chaperone, with translation MAAQRPATIDEYIRAAPREGQPHLRRLYALLKGIAPEAQEAIKWGTPFFVEPRFLFAFSAHKAHLNFTPTAAGLEPFGKELEAHKTTKGMLQVPYDQPLPEDLIRKIAEHRVRALRAREDDAFW
- a CDS encoding Ku protein, encoding MATASRTLWKGAITFGLVHIPVGLHTASTEQGVDFDWLDKRSMDPVGYKRINKRTGKEIDKDDIVKGFEYEDGKYVVISPDEIEAIYPRTTQTIEIQRFIDAHEIPFVYLERPYYVAPINKGQKVYALLREVLAKTGKVGLAKVVVSTKQHLAVLVPAGEVLVLNLLRWGDEVKSLAGLDLPAAGVKGAKVTASEMKMAEQLVKDMSGKWDPDEFKDEFKHAVMKVVQKKVKAGDTETVIEPEEEAPAQGAEIIDLTELLKRSLKGGKAAKSAGTPAKKTAGAKPGASAKTGAAAKKATRKKAPGPRRKAA
- a CDS encoding short-chain dehydrogenase — encoded protein: MRLTTSHRRPANRNAVPASKPRNPVVQAVMHGLGTMTGQRYRDAERARERFEQLDFDQRVREIGEW
- a CDS encoding tetratricopeptide repeat protein, whose protein sequence is MKASTEFSSPYTLRGVVQLLGLTRHAVSKLIELGFVAPVKTPAGTWRFSFQDVVLLRSAHELRAARIPTRQILRSLRQLKATLPAQMPLAGIRIKAEGDRVTVRSAHAHWEPDTGQLLLDLSVEPGTGSVSFLFSQQGRAPDTADLDALFAQAEALESAAPQAAEATYRQILKEEPGYAHAYLNLGFMLCEAGRCDEAADLYDVGVRHCGDDPLMHYNHAVALEGAGRIQDALASYEKALQLQPDLADAHQNAALLYAELGHKQLAIRHFSAFRRLQSRT
- a CDS encoding Rid family detoxifying hydrolase, encoding MRKTIVQTAEAPSAVGPYSQGVLLDGWLWTSGQVALDPATGGLAGADAAAQADRALKNIEAILRAGGSGLDRVVRATVYLTNMDDFASVNSVYARYFPSAFPARACVEVSRLPLGALVEIDVIARATGSPE
- a CDS encoding zeta toxin family protein produces the protein MIMLAGPNGAGKSTFYEIVIRPRIKALFINADLIQREELGDPSMAAAYRAAAIAESRRRQALEKGISFVSESTFSHESKLALIRDAQAAGFRVVVYHINVRRVELSVSRVGQRVEEGGHDVPEDKIRERFERNQPLIREAVLLADHAFVYDNSGLNMPARRLIAFTKGQLIAASEDLPDWARALYGPELRLA
- a CDS encoding exonuclease SbcCD subunit D is translated as MTRFLHSADWQIGRQFASFDPEHAPILAEARITVVERLAALATEHRVDAVLVAGDVFDVQTVSERTLRRLFNALSGYAGPWLMIPGNHDAALAESVWTRAQRLGLVPPNVHALLVPEVRMFQAQGFAVLPAPLAQRHTYNDLTAWFDAAETPAGMLRIGLAHGSVQGLLAEDIDSANPIAPDRASTARLDYLALGDWHGCKRIDARTWYAGTPEPDRFKDNGSGQALLVDIAAPGAEPQVTPLAVARFRWRSIDAALQVASDGYALIARLDPLDSHDVAALRVQGQVDVAGLQCLQAAIGRAEARARHLQVDLSALRLVPTDEDIAGLQADGYLGEVVQELRDAQAGPDSPEARMAQDALALLAAELAQRSPAASAVASKEGA
- a CDS encoding HNH endonuclease, giving the protein MKPQVLQLDIQGTPQAWISLEQAASHYATGAVVWEDGSGPLATMRGGFNVARGVASRLEISPIIALKGCAKVNLFDHTPAFNRRKLFVRDRFTCAYCAQHFREQDLTCEHILPESRGGGWDWMNLVSACRACNSEKADRLPEEAGMKLIYLPYVPSRWEDFLLEGRNVRADVHEWLASRLPKGSRLN
- a CDS encoding GTP-binding protein, which codes for MKLQITRLRVEQLRRFRAPLELGGFEPGLNILAAANEAGKSTLVRAIRAAFFERHRSTAVEDLRPWGEGSGAAPLVELDFLIDGQGHRLVKSFLGKKRCTLAAGARSFDGTDAEDHLAQLFGFSFAGKGASKPENWGIPGLLWVEQGRGHELDVSHARDHLHDALRDPGGDSAAALAASGGDAILDSLRAQRDELLTSTGKPRAAYAEAIAHMAALEAELGAIDAQVAAYRQQVDQLAQMRQQHQADEMARPWEALREQLLAAQHRNDALQAGQEQLRNDRARLRQLQETRELLAKELAGLAQQQTEAQTRERACEETAKQLQDGDAAVAHARQYAVEAQRRVDSARDGWRAASQEAQRRHLQLLLQQAQADAARSAESLARAEEAHARLAGLQATAAAAPKIRFADVEQLQKLERAEHDADLRRQAVATRLQFVLPEGQALELQARNEMHDLRGQGERLIDAPATLHLPGGGRLVITPGGDDLVALARAHADARDAMRAALQAAGVDDIAQARSRLGASADLDAQIKLAQQALGIVAPRGLEALRGELAQAQSRIATARAAFERLPAATAGLALSIEEAEAAQQAAVAAEQAAQKTLAEAQRRQSAAQEASASARRELAAAQAALADPGRQQRHAQASQQWLAAGAEAEALNDRIDQTNADVQAARPDIVLQDIDRLQRSIEQVTRGHQQRRDQLLLLENTLQLSGAQGLEEQREAVAGQLVQARRRHAELQRRADALALLCHKLEQKRQATLTRLQAPLQTRMQHYLPLLMPGATVQMDAGLAPAMLTRLGAGGAAESGQLHELSFGAREQLRLISRFAYADLLQEAGRPTLLILDDALVHSDAPRLAQMKRALFDAAQRHQVLLFTCHPEHWRDMGVALRPLA
- a CDS encoding Ku protein, coding for MATARSIASLSLGFGLVSIPVRLYSATEGSATVHFNLLSKEGERVKQQYVSASDPQKVVPRAEMVKGYEFEKDKFVIFKPEELKALEEGASHLIDIVAFIPADAVDPIYYDKPYFLAPDKRGGKPYNLLKKAMLESGRCALAKWAWKAKQYVVQVRAQEEGLILQQLLYADEVRSLQDLEIEQLEPSASELKLALQLIDQISEESYDPTMFEDEEKKRILAAIDAKIAGEEIVATEHPEDAASGQVIDLAEMLKASLARHSTSGPKARPAAAKSSASPPAVTPLRSVSSKAKRAPKAPEKAAPAPSRARMKK
- a CDS encoding DUF1801 domain-containing protein: MKKTDASPSQPASELISQRIADLGGWRGETLGRMRKLIKDADPEVVEEWKWMGTPVWSHDGIICTGESYKDKVKLTFAKGASLEDPARLFNSSLDGNMRRAIDIHEGEKIDESAFKALVREAIALNSAAKSTKSAKKSRS